The following are from one region of the Cloacibacterium sp. TD35 genome:
- a CDS encoding glycosyltransferase family 4 protein → MTKKIKIAIATSHRFKPMGTFSKNYEELLPFEKITLFGGFLPYFYKGTSKFHQKIIRYFFTLISFKNQKKIDKLIKNRFKKILKKENIDCVLAEFFYTGSSIKKACEELNIPIVCNVLGHDINNTKEYNQYSESYAKLANYNSIVVPVAKNMIPKLKKLGYKDEQIVYSPLGARDEFFEIMPNYSSKVFVAVGRFVKMKSPLSTIKAFNVVLQKHPDAKLFFAGDGVLYNEMVNLIEILNIKNSVEFLGWISQTQQTDLFARSTIFVQHSITTEEGDAEGTPVAIIEASASGLPIVSTKHGGIIDTVINEKTGFLVEENDWESMAEKMIYLLDNPEKIKEMGKEGRKFISENFSMRKHVETVRKCIEKLT, encoded by the coding sequence ATGACTAAAAAAATTAAAATAGCAATAGCAACTTCTCACAGATTTAAACCAATGGGCACATTCAGTAAGAATTATGAAGAATTGCTACCCTTTGAAAAAATAACTTTATTTGGAGGGTTTTTACCTTATTTTTATAAAGGTACATCTAAATTTCATCAAAAAATTATTCGTTATTTTTTCACATTAATTTCTTTTAAAAATCAAAAAAAGATTGATAAATTAATAAAAAACAGATTTAAAAAAATTTTGAAAAAGGAAAATATAGATTGTGTTTTAGCAGAGTTTTTTTACACTGGCTCTTCAATCAAAAAAGCTTGCGAAGAACTTAACATTCCTATTGTTTGTAATGTTTTAGGTCATGACATAAATAACACTAAAGAATACAATCAATACTCAGAAAGTTATGCTAAATTAGCGAATTACAACAGCATTGTGGTTCCTGTTGCAAAAAATATGATTCCTAAACTTAAAAAATTAGGTTATAAAGATGAACAAATTGTATATTCTCCTCTTGGAGCAAGAGATGAATTTTTCGAGATTATGCCTAATTATTCTTCTAAAGTTTTTGTGGCCGTTGGAAGATTTGTCAAAATGAAATCTCCCTTATCAACAATAAAAGCGTTCAATGTTGTACTTCAAAAACACCCAGATGCTAAACTTTTTTTTGCAGGTGACGGAGTATTATATAATGAAATGGTAAATTTAATTGAAATACTTAATATTAAAAATTCTGTCGAATTTTTAGGGTGGATATCACAAACTCAACAAACAGATTTATTTGCTAGAAGTACCATTTTTGTTCAACATTCAATAACCACCGAAGAAGGCGATGCGGAGGGAACACCCGTTGCAATTATTGAAGCCTCGGCTTCTGGTCTACCAATTGTATCCACGAAACATGGAGGAATTATTGATACTGTTATTAATGAAAAAACTGGATTTTTAGTTGAAGAAAACGACTGGGAAAGTATGGCAGAAAAAATGATTTATTTACTAGACAATCCTGAAAAAATAAAAGAAATGGGAAAAGAAGGGCGTAAGTTTATTTCTGAAAACTTCT
- a CDS encoding acyltransferase, whose protein sequence is MKSLLIKLYNLQKKLISEDQRKKFFKNKKSSVHSSFKLGTNNYIYISENAEITIEEGVTINESNNIALKKNGKFIIGKNTYITRATIACYEKIEIGENCILGEGMKIFDHNHQYTTEPFSVSKTEFNTAPVKLGNNVWTGANCIILKGVTIGDNVILGAGCVIHKDIPANSIVINKQELVIKPM, encoded by the coding sequence ATGAAATCTTTACTGATTAAACTCTATAATCTCCAAAAAAAATTAATTTCTGAAGACCAGAGAAAAAAATTCTTTAAAAACAAAAAAAGTAGCGTTCATTCTTCTTTTAAATTAGGCACTAACAATTATATCTACATTTCTGAAAACGCAGAAATTACCATAGAAGAAGGAGTAACCATCAATGAATCCAATAATATTGCTCTCAAGAAAAATGGTAAGTTCATCATCGGCAAAAACACCTATATTACAAGAGCTACCATTGCGTGCTATGAAAAAATAGAAATTGGCGAAAATTGTATTTTGGGGGAGGGAATGAAAATTTTCGACCATAATCATCAATATACTACCGAACCTTTCTCTGTATCTAAAACAGAATTTAATACCGCTCCTGTAAAACTCGGAAACAACGTTTGGACTGGTGCTAATTGCATCATTTTAAAAGGAGTAACAATAGGCGACAATGTAATTCTTGGAGCGGGCTGTGTAATTCACAAAGATATTCCTGCTAATTCTATCGTGATTAATAAACAAGAATTGGTAATAAAACCAATGTGA
- a CDS encoding glycosyltransferase: MNLPLVTISIPIYQCENYIINCLKSVVSQTYQNLEILLVDDLGNDDSMLLVEDFVQKNLHLNFKILKNKKNSGLSVVRNVGIDNAQGKYIFFLDSDDEITPDCISKMVEIAEREQVQMVCGNVKTIKLDTGEETDAFKLAITEKKIEGNKQIFDFFIQGKFPVPSWNKLILMDFLKQNQLYFTPGLFAQDSLQSFETALVLESVCFLQDYTYIYYLHQDSVIHNRKKKHFDNWITISQIFEKHYQKEKNPERKKQILAYIIDYKDLTLLMNWKAQKNEKLWKYSYDAYKKIASLAFADYWSSDFSKDTKKKNFLQNLPTDLGYKIFRKRFGN; the protein is encoded by the coding sequence ATGAATCTTCCTTTAGTTACCATTTCTATACCCATTTATCAATGCGAAAATTATATTATTAATTGCTTGAAATCGGTAGTGAGCCAAACGTATCAGAATTTAGAAATACTTTTGGTGGATGATTTAGGAAATGATGACAGTATGCTTTTAGTAGAAGATTTTGTTCAGAAAAATCTTCATTTAAATTTCAAAATTTTAAAAAATAAGAAAAATTCTGGGCTTTCAGTCGTGAGAAATGTAGGAATTGATAACGCTCAAGGAAAATATATTTTCTTTCTAGATTCTGATGACGAAATTACGCCAGATTGCATCTCGAAAATGGTGGAAATTGCAGAACGTGAACAAGTACAAATGGTTTGCGGAAATGTAAAAACCATAAAATTAGACACAGGAGAAGAAACCGATGCTTTCAAACTAGCAATTACTGAGAAAAAAATAGAAGGAAATAAACAGATTTTTGACTTTTTTATTCAAGGTAAATTTCCTGTTCCGTCTTGGAATAAGCTAATCCTTATGGATTTTTTGAAGCAAAATCAATTGTATTTTACACCCGGACTTTTTGCGCAAGATTCACTCCAAAGTTTTGAAACAGCCTTGGTTTTAGAATCGGTTTGTTTTCTGCAAGATTACACGTATATCTACTATCTTCATCAAGATTCTGTGATTCATAATCGAAAGAAAAAACATTTTGATAACTGGATTACGATTTCACAAATTTTTGAAAAGCATTATCAAAAAGAGAAAAATCCTGAGCGTAAAAAACAAATTTTAGCGTATATCATCGATTATAAAGATTTGACGCTTCTCATGAATTGGAAGGCGCAGAAAAATGAGAAACTCTGGAAGTACAGTTATGATGCCTACAAAAAAATCGCTTCTCTAGCTTTTGCAGATTATTGGAGTTCTGACTTTTCTAAGGATACTAAAAAGAAGAACTTTTTACAAAATCTACCGACAGATTTAGGGTATAAAATTTTCAGAAAAAGATTTGGGAATTAG
- a CDS encoding NAD-dependent epimerase/dehydratase family protein: MIVGNGLIANLFKNDDRENVVFFASGVSNSLETEKSAFLREENLLRRHLTENPEKIFIYFSTCSIYDSSKNGSLYVNHKLKMERLVEDLAHKYLILRVSNAVGKGGNPNLLMNYLVNSVKEEKIINVHTLATRNLIDADDIKNITLELIDQGRLNQIINVAYLENFSTSEILEILEKFFSKNAKTELHKSGQTYKISIPEVEQYFIKHQLTNKENYLLRILERYY, from the coding sequence ATGATTGTAGGAAACGGACTCATTGCGAATTTATTTAAAAACGATGACAGAGAAAATGTAGTTTTCTTTGCAAGTGGCGTTTCTAACTCTCTAGAAACCGAAAAATCTGCATTTCTGCGAGAAGAAAACCTTCTTAGAAGACACCTAACAGAAAATCCTGAAAAAATTTTCATTTACTTTTCTACCTGTAGTATTTATGATTCCTCTAAAAATGGAAGTCTCTACGTAAATCATAAACTAAAAATGGAGCGATTGGTAGAAGATTTGGCACATAAATATTTAATTCTCCGCGTGAGTAACGCAGTTGGCAAAGGTGGAAACCCAAACCTTTTGATGAATTATTTAGTAAATTCTGTGAAAGAAGAAAAAATCATCAATGTACATACTTTGGCCACCAGAAACCTTATTGACGCAGATGACATTAAAAATATTACGTTAGAATTAATTGACCAAGGAAGATTAAACCAAATCATTAATGTAGCTTATTTGGAAAATTTCTCAACTTCAGAAATTTTAGAAATTTTAGAAAAATTCTTCTCTAAAAATGCCAAAACAGAACTACACAAAAGCGGACAAACGTATAAAATCTCTATTCCAGAAGTAGAGCAATATTTCATCAAACATCAGCTGACCAACAAGGAAAATTATCTGCTGAGAATTTTAGAAAGGTATTACTAA
- a CDS encoding glycosyltransferase family 32 protein — protein sequence MIPKKIHYFWFGRGEKSPLVKHCIESWQKIQPDFEIIEWTEDNFDVNQCEFSQKAYENKKWAYVSDFARAKILFEHGGFYLDTDMELKLPLNEFLENQAICGFEMKGIPYSAFWGVEKNHKLAKDILQYYLDKNTFEEIPNTQIFSDLLVKKYGADAEKDVFQELKFGVKLYPSTYFSLDLPKNYIAHHFSGSWHGAWSEEKNTYKNLVNTYGLMKLFSEIPDGKANVKNVVYNHQKMEIDQILNQIPLSYLVKYVKNQILKKLKIK from the coding sequence ATGATTCCTAAAAAAATACATTATTTCTGGTTTGGAAGAGGTGAAAAGTCTCCTCTTGTAAAGCATTGTATAGAAAGTTGGCAAAAAATCCAACCTGATTTTGAAATCATAGAATGGACAGAAGATAACTTTGATGTAAATCAATGCGAATTCTCCCAAAAAGCCTACGAAAATAAAAAATGGGCTTACGTTTCAGATTTTGCAAGAGCTAAAATCCTCTTCGAACATGGTGGTTTTTATTTAGATACGGACATGGAACTGAAACTTCCGCTCAATGAATTTTTAGAAAATCAAGCTATTTGTGGCTTTGAAATGAAGGGAATTCCTTATTCTGCATTTTGGGGAGTAGAAAAAAATCATAAATTGGCAAAAGACATTCTACAATATTATTTAGATAAAAATACATTCGAGGAAATTCCGAATACCCAAATTTTCTCTGATTTATTGGTCAAAAAATATGGAGCTGATGCTGAAAAAGACGTTTTTCAGGAATTGAAATTCGGAGTAAAACTTTATCCTTCCACTTATTTTTCGCTTGATTTACCGAAGAATTACATTGCACATCATTTTTCTGGTTCTTGGCATGGAGCATGGAGCGAAGAAAAAAACACCTATAAAAATCTAGTCAATACGTATGGTTTGATGAAACTTTTCTCTGAAATTCCAGATGGAAAAGCCAATGTAAAAAACGTAGTGTACAATCATCAAAAAATGGAAATTGACCAAATTTTAAATCAAATTCCGCTTTCTTATTTAGTGAAATATGTAAAAAATCAAATTCTTAAAAAACTAAAAATCAAATGA
- a CDS encoding acyltransferase family protein: MSKIYRENNFDFLRLLFSCLVVYSHSFHMLGTKEFLYDWSNEQIGVGPLSVKCFFIISGYLIFQSLERSKNLIDYYWKRILRLFPGLLAMLTFVVLIIIPLTYDYHIPLLKNTEYLTYLPKNFLLYPFQDSIKGVFAGNHTQGINGSLWSLPYEFTMYIIISLLIIFSKKNRLFIISFLFICFLLLANFKQNFLHTLFSSLLLSSTHFYDLACFFLAGSIFSYVDFSKIKFKNFLIFTCIIILTISLFLNQFYILKYLFLPPLILFFGNYSTPYINKIGSKIGDTSYGIYIYGFPIQQTLLYFFNLSLLEHIVFSLLITFVLGYISWHLIEKRALTYKNLFSKNTK; this comes from the coding sequence ATGAGCAAAATTTACCGCGAAAATAATTTTGATTTTTTAAGACTACTCTTTTCTTGCTTAGTAGTTTATTCTCATTCATTTCACATGTTAGGAACTAAAGAATTTCTATATGATTGGTCTAATGAGCAAATAGGAGTTGGACCACTATCAGTAAAATGTTTTTTTATCATTAGTGGCTATCTTATTTTCCAGAGCTTAGAAAGAAGCAAAAATCTTATAGATTACTATTGGAAAAGAATTTTAAGACTTTTTCCCGGCTTATTAGCAATGTTAACATTTGTAGTTTTAATAATTATCCCTTTAACTTATGATTACCACATTCCTTTGTTAAAAAACACAGAATACTTGACTTATCTTCCTAAAAATTTTCTTTTATATCCTTTTCAAGATTCCATAAAAGGTGTTTTCGCAGGAAATCATACTCAAGGAATCAATGGTAGTTTATGGTCTTTACCATATGAATTTACCATGTACATCATTATCTCATTATTAATTATTTTCAGTAAAAAAAATAGATTATTCATAATTAGCTTTTTATTCATTTGTTTTTTATTGCTTGCTAATTTTAAGCAAAATTTTCTACATACTTTATTTTCTAGTTTATTACTAAGTTCTACTCATTTTTATGATTTGGCTTGTTTTTTCTTAGCAGGTTCTATTTTTTCTTATGTAGATTTTAGTAAAATTAAATTTAAAAATTTTCTCATCTTTACATGTATTATCATCCTGACAATCAGTTTATTTTTAAATCAATTTTACATTTTAAAATATTTATTTTTACCACCATTAATTTTGTTTTTTGGGAATTATTCTACTCCATATATCAATAAAATTGGTTCTAAAATTGGTGACACATCTTACGGAATTTACATTTATGGTTTTCCTATTCAGCAAACGTTACTTTATTTTTTTAATCTCAGTTTACTAGAGCATATTGTTTTCAGTTTATTAATTACCTTTGTTTTAGGATATATTTCATGGCACTTAATTGAAAAGAGAGCATTGACTTATAAAAATTTATTTTCAAAAAACACAAAATGA
- a CDS encoding glycosyltransferase family 2 protein, translating to MNPKISVIVPIYNVEKYLEKCISSLLGQSFTDFELILVNDGSPDNCGKICDEFKEKDPRITVLHLENGGVCRARNKGMELATGDFYVFVDSDDWVEKDYLKDFVDHIEDYETLIIQDCNRDNNEKSETHFFGFQNKSFVLKEDFGKLFHENAHYVPGGYPWNKIYSAKIIKENNLQFDPAIKLADDEKWNFEYFVYIKKMKFIDKANYHYIYNPGSISNQKRPFDRELTRFEFKTKFFDFALKNYQISETDKKKIIAEVEKHFRINILDRMYKNDVSKEERLSQLKEISKLSNAALQFLQSDLKFRKIDYSLLRNRKIHLFDVFKNMRLKLNA from the coding sequence ATGAATCCTAAAATTTCTGTAATTGTTCCCATTTACAATGTAGAAAAATACTTAGAAAAATGTATTTCTTCTCTTCTTGGCCAAAGTTTTACTGATTTTGAACTGATTTTAGTAAATGATGGGTCACCAGACAATTGCGGAAAAATTTGTGATGAGTTTAAAGAAAAAGACCCTAGAATTACAGTTCTTCATCTGGAAAACGGCGGCGTTTGTAGAGCTAGAAATAAAGGAATGGAACTCGCAACTGGGGATTTTTATGTTTTTGTAGATTCTGATGACTGGGTAGAAAAAGATTATCTCAAAGATTTTGTAGATCACATAGAAGATTACGAAACGCTCATTATACAAGATTGTAATCGTGATAATAACGAGAAGTCTGAAACACATTTTTTTGGATTTCAGAATAAATCTTTTGTCTTAAAAGAAGATTTCGGGAAATTATTTCACGAAAACGCACATTACGTTCCTGGTGGTTATCCTTGGAATAAAATTTATTCTGCTAAAATCATCAAAGAAAATAATCTGCAATTCGATCCTGCCATAAAATTAGCAGATGATGAAAAATGGAATTTTGAATATTTCGTTTACATCAAAAAAATGAAATTCATTGATAAGGCAAATTATCATTACATCTATAATCCAGGTTCTATTTCTAACCAAAAAAGACCTTTCGATAGAGAACTTACACGTTTTGAGTTCAAAACAAAATTCTTTGATTTCGCTCTTAAAAATTATCAAATTTCTGAAACCGATAAGAAAAAAATAATCGCTGAAGTTGAAAAGCATTTCCGAATTAATATTCTAGATAGAATGTATAAAAACGATGTCTCCAAGGAAGAAAGATTATCTCAATTGAAAGAAATTTCAAAACTTTCTAATGCTGCACTTCAATTTTTACAAAGTGATTTAAAATTCAGGAAAATAGATTATTCATTGCTCAGAAATAGAAAAATTCATCTTTTTGATGTTTTTAAAAATATGAGATTAAAATTGAATGCTTAA
- the glf gene encoding UDP-galactopyranose mutase: MKKYDYLIVGAGFFGAISAFELTKKGYKCLVIEKRNHIAGNCYTENVEGINVHKYGAHIFHTNDQEIWDYVNALVEFNRYTNSPVAINNGKLYNLPFNMNTFYQIWGVKTPKEAADKIAEQTEKYKDITPKNLEEQALKLVGDDIYKLLIKEYTEKQWGVKATELPAFIIKRLPVRFTFDNNYFNDRFQGIPMGGYTKIFEKLLEGIEVQLETDFFENTAHFENLTENIIYTGPIDKFFNYELGKLNYRSLRFENETLDMENFQGNAVVNYTSHEEAFTRIIEHKHFEFGTQEKTIITREYPQDWNENLEPYYPVNDEVNNSIYSNYKKKAEVLENVIFGGRLAEYKYYDMHQIVGSALAKMKKIPAKN; this comes from the coding sequence ATGAAAAAGTATGACTATCTAATTGTAGGAGCGGGGTTTTTTGGAGCGATTTCTGCGTTTGAACTGACTAAGAAAGGATATAAATGTTTGGTGATAGAAAAACGAAATCACATTGCAGGAAATTGCTATACCGAAAATGTAGAAGGCATAAATGTACACAAATACGGAGCGCATATTTTTCATACCAATGATCAAGAAATTTGGGATTATGTAAACGCTTTGGTAGAGTTTAACAGATATACCAATTCACCAGTGGCAATTAATAATGGGAAATTGTACAATTTGCCATTTAATATGAATACATTCTATCAAATTTGGGGCGTAAAAACCCCAAAAGAAGCTGCCGATAAAATTGCAGAACAGACAGAAAAGTACAAAGATATTACTCCCAAAAATTTAGAAGAACAAGCACTAAAATTAGTAGGAGATGATATTTATAAATTGCTCATCAAAGAATACACCGAGAAACAATGGGGAGTAAAAGCTACAGAACTGCCTGCTTTCATCATCAAGAGATTACCTGTGAGATTTACTTTTGACAATAACTATTTCAATGATAGATTTCAAGGAATTCCTATGGGTGGTTATACTAAAATTTTTGAAAAATTATTAGAAGGAATAGAAGTACAATTGGAAACAGATTTCTTTGAAAATACAGCGCACTTCGAAAATCTTACCGAAAATATTATTTACACAGGTCCTATAGATAAATTCTTTAATTATGAATTAGGAAAACTGAATTACAGAAGCCTAAGATTTGAGAATGAAACCTTAGATATGGAGAATTTTCAAGGAAATGCAGTGGTAAATTATACCTCTCACGAAGAAGCTTTTACCAGAATTATAGAGCATAAACATTTCGAATTCGGGACTCAGGAAAAGACTATTATTACGAGAGAATATCCACAAGATTGGAACGAAAATCTAGAGCCTTATTACCCTGTAAACGATGAGGTGAATAATTCGATTTACAGTAACTACAAGAAGAAAGCAGAAGTGTTAGAAAATGTGATTTTCGGAGGAAGGCTAGCGGAGTATAAATATTATGATATGCACCAAATTGTAGGTTCTGCATTAGCAAAAATGAAAAAAATTCCTGCTAAAAATTAA
- a CDS encoding glycosyltransferase: protein MLKLKKILVIYQPWRRFSEGLHLPMIENLKKLGLEVAFLEIENPPKFHNKNWADKLKNIYHRIVKIDKTYIYVAEKKHYNRFNLEKLKAFKNQKFDFVLIIKPDEFTPKFIKKASELGQITAGYIWDGIRPFFLESLHKSRKYFTYLYSFDQNDIKKFPELKMDFLTNYYVFDKNRENYIIKKLDLYYIGALGGKLPEQRRDVLLEKLLKNFTGKTEVKIHLEKNFLLNEEEKLKNPKIEYIYDYVSYQEAMEKTKSSRIVIDIRKKHHIGLSFRFFECMYYEVKLITDNETVKNYDFYRPENILIVDFNKIDEYQDQIKHFISVPYQKLPPEILEKYSIKNWVKYIFRIGDYQKIEYLG from the coding sequence ATGTTGAAACTAAAAAAAATATTGGTGATTTATCAGCCTTGGAGAAGATTTTCCGAAGGTTTACATCTCCCTATGATTGAAAATCTGAAAAAATTAGGTCTAGAAGTTGCGTTTTTAGAGATAGAAAATCCACCAAAATTTCATAATAAAAATTGGGCTGATAAACTGAAAAATATTTATCACAGAATTGTAAAGATAGATAAAACCTACATTTATGTAGCCGAAAAAAAGCATTACAATCGTTTCAACTTAGAGAAATTAAAAGCATTTAAAAATCAAAAATTTGATTTTGTTCTCATCATAAAACCTGATGAATTTACACCAAAATTTATCAAAAAGGCATCTGAATTAGGCCAAATAACTGCTGGTTACATTTGGGACGGAATAAGACCTTTTTTCTTAGAAAGTCTACATAAAAGTAGAAAATATTTCACGTATCTTTATTCTTTTGACCAAAACGATATCAAGAAATTCCCAGAGCTGAAAATGGATTTTTTGACCAATTATTATGTTTTTGATAAAAACAGAGAAAATTACATTATTAAAAAACTTGATTTATATTACATAGGCGCTCTTGGCGGTAAATTACCTGAACAAAGACGTGATGTATTGCTAGAAAAATTACTAAAAAACTTCACTGGAAAAACCGAAGTTAAAATTCATTTGGAGAAAAATTTCCTCTTAAATGAAGAAGAAAAACTGAAAAACCCAAAGATAGAATACATCTACGATTACGTTTCTTATCAAGAAGCGATGGAGAAAACCAAGTCTTCTAGAATTGTAATAGATATTAGAAAAAAACATCACATTGGGTTATCTTTTCGCTTCTTCGAATGTATGTACTACGAAGTAAAACTCATCACAGACAATGAAACGGTGAAAAACTATGATTTCTACCGACCAGAAAATATTTTAATCGTAGACTTTAACAAGATAGATGAATATCAAGACCAAATTAAGCATTTCATCTCTGTTCCTTATCAAAAACTACCTCCAGAAATTTTGGAAAAATACAGCATCAAAAACTGGGTGAAATATATTTTCAGAATTGGTGATTATCAAAAAATAGAATATTTAGGTTAA
- a CDS encoding glycosyltransferase family 2 protein: MKFKTMPLISVIVPCYNQAQYLDECLQSVLDQTYRNWECIIVNDGSPDHTEEVAKKWTEKDTRFKYLYKENGGLSSARNAGIEMAKGEWILPLDADDKIGNQYLELAEKEFGKDYTVIYCEAELFGNETGKWHLPEFSLENLAKKNCIFCSAFYKKEDWKKVGGYDINMIYGLEDYEFWISLLKNKKTNTVKKLHQTLFYYRVKENSMLTNLKSERINKMFNYISKKHTDFFLEHLGNFNELFLLQERTLKKYNKLVNSKKLKFLEFILKPYDNFIKYIKQKR, from the coding sequence ATGAAATTTAAAACAATGCCTTTAATTTCTGTAATCGTTCCTTGTTACAATCAAGCGCAGTATTTAGACGAATGTCTGCAATCTGTACTCGACCAAACCTACCGAAATTGGGAGTGTATCATTGTAAATGATGGCAGCCCAGATCATACGGAAGAAGTTGCAAAAAAATGGACAGAAAAAGATACTCGTTTTAAATACCTATACAAAGAAAACGGAGGACTCTCTTCTGCTAGAAACGCAGGGATAGAAATGGCAAAAGGAGAATGGATTCTTCCTCTAGATGCAGATGATAAAATAGGTAACCAATATCTAGAATTAGCAGAAAAAGAATTTGGAAAAGATTACACTGTTATTTATTGTGAGGCTGAGCTTTTTGGTAATGAAACTGGGAAATGGCACCTCCCGGAATTCAGTTTAGAAAATTTAGCCAAAAAAAACTGTATTTTTTGTAGTGCTTTTTACAAAAAAGAAGATTGGAAAAAAGTAGGTGGGTATGATATAAACATGATTTATGGTTTAGAGGATTATGAATTTTGGATTTCTCTACTTAAAAATAAAAAAACTAATACAGTAAAAAAACTCCATCAGACTCTTTTTTATTATAGAGTAAAAGAAAACTCTATGCTTACCAATCTAAAGAGTGAGAGAATTAATAAAATGTTTAATTACATTTCTAAAAAACATACAGATTTTTTTTTAGAACATTTAGGGAATTTTAATGAACTGTTCCTATTACAAGAGAGGACCCTAAAGAAATACAATAAACTTGTGAACTCTAAAAAATTAAAATTTTTAGAATTTATTCTTAAGCCTTATGATAATTTTATAAAATATATTAAACAGAAGAGATGA
- a CDS encoding DUF6266 family protein has translation MGKIKTGILGGFQGKVGTVIGSTWRGESIMRALPKSAAKAPSELQKLQRLKFKAVSEFLNPLRTTLSTYFGNDTGVKSKYNMATSYHITNAVEVTNEVAQILYSRVLVAKGTLFGFQNLTSTHADTNIALQWEDNTIFGNAKAEDTVNVVCYSEEVNTFYVFENIATRDGLTATVTLPQNFIGYDVEVYAFLYDSASKTASNSVYLGNIAL, from the coding sequence GTGGGAAAAATCAAAACAGGAATCCTCGGAGGATTCCAAGGCAAAGTAGGAACGGTAATCGGTTCCACATGGAGAGGTGAAAGCATTATGAGAGCTTTACCAAAATCAGCAGCAAAAGCGCCTTCTGAATTACAAAAACTTCAGCGATTAAAATTCAAAGCGGTAAGCGAATTCCTCAACCCGCTAAGAACCACCCTAAGTACTTACTTTGGAAATGATACTGGAGTAAAAAGCAAGTACAACATGGCTACTTCTTACCACATTACCAATGCGGTAGAAGTGACCAACGAGGTAGCACAAATTCTGTACTCTAGAGTATTGGTAGCCAAAGGAACACTTTTTGGGTTCCAGAACCTTACCTCTACACACGCAGATACAAATATTGCTCTGCAATGGGAAGACAATACCATTTTCGGTAATGCCAAAGCAGAAGACACCGTAAATGTGGTGTGCTATAGCGAGGAGGTAAATACCTTTTATGTATTCGAAAACATAGCGACCAGAGATGGGCTTACTGCCACTGTTACGCTACCACAGAATTTCATAGGGTATGATGTAGAAGTCTATGCATTCTTATATGACTCAGCTTCTAAAACAGCCAGCAACTCGGTTTATCTAGGGAACATTGCTCTCTAA
- a CDS encoding helix-turn-helix domain-containing protein: MTYLISGQELQKALEVIAEVVNPLKKAESVLDRPSDEDLLFYDNVSMMEKLMVSERTLQRRRKNGEIRFIRFGGKIYYPKNFMVLPAHEPEVPEGEKDNIIPLNEHIRRRTTPRPRSRIIDVDRLAKRLTYFPRGENKHRPKELKKYIQHLKVKRKLHHATLQLWPKKIKLVGLPNIKSNIIPLKF; this comes from the coding sequence ATGACGTATTTAATTAGCGGACAAGAATTACAAAAAGCCCTAGAGGTAATCGCAGAAGTAGTAAACCCTTTAAAAAAAGCAGAATCTGTTCTAGACAGACCATCTGATGAAGATTTATTGTTTTATGACAATGTCTCAATGATGGAAAAGCTAATGGTCTCTGAAAGAACCTTGCAACGCCGCAGAAAAAATGGCGAAATAAGATTTATTCGCTTTGGTGGTAAGATTTACTATCCTAAAAACTTTATGGTATTGCCTGCACATGAACCCGAAGTTCCTGAAGGTGAAAAAGACAATATAATCCCGCTTAATGAACATATCAGGCGACGTACTACGCCAAGACCGAGAAGCAGAATAATAGATGTAGACCGATTGGCCAAAAGACTGACCTATTTCCCGAGGGGCGAAAATAAACATCGTCCTAAAGAATTAAAAAAATACATCCAACACCTTAAGGTCAAACGAAAGCTGCACCACGCCACCCTACAACTTTGGCCAAAGAAAATAAAACTAGTTGGCTTGCCCAATATAAAAAGCAACATTATTCCCCTAAAATTTTAA